A single window of Solanum dulcamara chromosome 5, daSolDulc1.2, whole genome shotgun sequence DNA harbors:
- the LOC129890641 gene encoding uncharacterized protein LOC129890641, producing MKILLGTYDVCKIVESGIEEEEDAVATKKKDQKALTLFHQSLDEKMFVKVANATNSKQACDILQTSFKGLDKVKKVRLQILRGEFESLIMKESELVSDYIARVLAAVNQMKRYGEVLNDDRVVAKILQSLDSKFNYIVVTIEESKDLDTMTIEELMGSLQAYEEKLKKPKQELVEQALPAKFSLKEKDERCGSQQRGRGRELSRGRGGRCGSQPPTKEKRSQDSNQERGHGRGRVK from the coding sequence ATGAAGATTTTGCTTGGAACCTATGATGTATGTAAAATTGTGGAGAGTGgcattgaagaagaagaggatgcCGTTGCCACAAAGAAGAAAGACCAAAAGGCACTCACACTCTTCCATCAAAGTTTGGATGAAAAGATGTTCGTGAAGGTTGCAAATGCAACCAACTCCAAGCAAGCATGTGATATTCTTCAAACCTCCTTTAAAGGTTTGGACAAGGTGAAAAAGGTTCgtctccaaatcttaagaggaGAATTTGAATCACTGATAATGAAGGAATCCGAATTAGTTTCAGATTATATTGCAAGAGTCTTGGCGGCTGTCAATCAAATGAAGAGATATGGTGAAGTGTTGAATGATGATAGGGTCGTTGCAAAAATATTACAATCCCtagattcaaaatttaattatattgttgttactattgAAGAGTCCAAGGACTTGGACACCATGACCATAGAAGAACTCATGGGTTCTTTGCAAGCATATGAAGAAAAGTTGAAGAAACCGAAACAAGAGCTGGTTGAACAAGCTTTGCCAGCGAAATTTTCTTTGAAGGAGAAAGATGAAAGGTGTGGCTCACAACAAAGAGGTCGTGGGCGCGAATTAAGTCGTGGTAGAGGAGGAAGATGTGGTAGTCAACCTCCGaccaaagaaaaaagaagtcaAGACTCCAACCAAGAAAGAGGCCATGGAAGAGGTAGAGTAAAGTAA